From Deinococcus sp. Marseille-Q6407, one genomic window encodes:
- the tmk gene encoding dTMP kinase translates to MTARTFPPPAFITFEGGEGAGKSTQLSRLQPRLAAAGVPALFTKEPGGTPAGEQIRAALLDPALEIDPLAEFLLYSASRAQLVRTVLQPALARGEVVVCDRYADSTLAYQGYGRGLPLPFLRSVTAEATGGLTPTLSVLLDIDPAAGLGRVAQRGQKDRLERADLAFHRRLRAGFLELAAADPERWLVLDATRPADELEADIWARVSALLAQ, encoded by the coding sequence GTGACCGCCCGGACCTTCCCGCCCCCCGCCTTCATCACTTTCGAGGGCGGCGAGGGCGCCGGCAAAAGTACCCAGCTTTCCAGGTTGCAGCCCCGGCTGGCAGCAGCCGGCGTACCTGCACTGTTCACCAAGGAACCCGGCGGCACCCCCGCAGGCGAGCAGATTCGCGCTGCGCTGCTGGACCCGGCACTGGAGATTGACCCGCTGGCCGAGTTCCTGCTGTATTCGGCCAGCCGGGCGCAGCTGGTACGCACAGTCCTGCAGCCGGCGCTGGCCCGCGGCGAGGTGGTGGTGTGCGACCGCTACGCCGACTCCACCCTGGCCTATCAGGGCTATGGGCGGGGACTGCCGCTGCCTTTTTTGCGCAGCGTGACTGCCGAAGCCACCGGCGGCCTGACCCCGACCCTGAGCGTGCTGCTGGATATTGACCCGGCCGCCGGGCTGGGCCGGGTCGCGCAGCGCGGGCAAAAAGACCGGCTGGAGCGGGCCGACCTGGCCTTTCACCGCCGGTTGCGCGCCGGCTTTCTGGAACTGGCCGCCGCCGATCCGGAGCGCTGGTTGGTGCTGGACGCTACCCGCCCGGCGGATGAGCTGGAGGCAGACATCTGGGCGCGGGTCTCGGCCCTGCTGGCGCAGTAG
- a CDS encoding glutaminyl-peptide cyclotransferase, with protein MRPYLLLPLLLVACQAPAQGPQDAAGSQPATSAASAPATAGTPVPSQDTTSEAQATAASPATAATTAAPAALKANVVRRWPHDTAAFTEGLQYVEGRFLESTGQVGQSGVRWVDPKTGRVLEQAATPTPGAFGEGVTFLNGRVYHLTWQDGEAYRLDQALQLQETYTYQGEGWGLAHDGQQLIMSNGSAALAFRDPDTFKVTREITVTDAGQPVTQLNELEWANGSIWANVWLQNRIARIDPQTGQVTGWLDASALAAEATQAAAAKGQQFTTDDVLNGIAYNAETHHFYLTGKRWPFVFEVQVSGNN; from the coding sequence ATGCGACCCTACTTACTTTTGCCTCTGCTGCTGGTGGCCTGTCAGGCCCCGGCTCAGGGCCCCCAGGACGCTGCCGGTTCTCAGCCGGCGACCAGCGCCGCTTCTGCACCGGCCACCGCTGGCACGCCTGTGCCTTCCCAGGACACCACTTCTGAGGCCCAGGCGACAGCCGCGTCTCCAGCCACTGCCGCCACCACCGCTGCGCCAGCCGCCCTGAAAGCCAATGTGGTCCGGCGCTGGCCGCACGACACCGCCGCCTTTACCGAGGGCCTGCAGTACGTGGAGGGCCGTTTTCTGGAAAGCACCGGGCAGGTGGGGCAGTCCGGCGTGCGCTGGGTGGACCCCAAAACCGGCCGGGTGCTGGAACAGGCCGCCACTCCCACCCCGGGCGCTTTCGGCGAAGGCGTCACCTTCCTGAACGGGCGGGTCTATCACCTCACCTGGCAGGACGGCGAAGCCTACCGCCTTGACCAGGCCCTGCAATTGCAGGAAACCTACACCTATCAGGGCGAAGGCTGGGGCTTGGCCCATGACGGCCAGCAACTGATCATGAGCAACGGCAGCGCCGCGCTGGCCTTCCGCGACCCGGACACCTTCAAGGTGACCCGCGAAATCACCGTGACCGATGCGGGCCAGCCGGTCACGCAGCTGAACGAACTGGAATGGGCCAATGGGTCCATCTGGGCCAATGTCTGGCTGCAAAACCGGATTGCCCGGATTGACCCACAGACCGGGCAGGTCACCGGCTGGCTGGACGCCTCCGCGCTGGCCGCCGAAGCGACCCAGGCCGCCGCGGCCAAAGGCCAGCAGTTCACCACCGACGATGTGCTGAACGGCATCGCTTACAACGCCGAAACCCACCACTTCTACCTGACCGGCAAGCGCTGGCCCTTCGTGTTCGAGGTGCAGGTGAGCGGGAACAACTGA
- a CDS encoding nitronate monooxygenase: MTAPVLPQPLPQIIQGGMGVAISDWRLARAVSTAGQLGIVSGTGIDSLLTRRLQDGDPGGHVRRALAHFPNPEMAQRALDGYFLEGGRAEGQPYKRVPLPSVGRLDPAWDLAIVGGFVETWLAKEGHSGLVGMNLLTKLQMHTVPPLLGAMLAGADFVIMGAGIPRDIPAVLDNFAQGLPGSIRLDVKGEPEGHATRLTLDPADYGLDLGSLGLAGLKRPNFLPIVTSHVLAQTLARKASGSVEGFVIEAPTAGGHNAPPRGKLQLDELGQPIYSERDLADLTQMRDLGLPFWLAGGSGSPEGLQHALSEGAAGIQVGTLFAYCTDSGMDDGLRREALAQIRAGASLRTDPLASPTGFPFKVVQLPHTLSNPQLYAERTRICDIGYLREAYWQEGAGKDGAGRVGLRCASEPIETYVRKGGRLEATVGRKCLCNGLMSDAGFPQTQKNGEVERPLLTSGDDVVKLAHWPDRYAASDVIGYLLGQSRPAAEPQAEGTAAEDGPQLSPSMAGHL, translated from the coding sequence ATGACTGCACCTGTATTGCCCCAGCCTCTGCCCCAGATTATTCAGGGGGGCATGGGCGTTGCCATTTCCGACTGGCGGCTGGCCCGCGCCGTCTCCACTGCCGGGCAGCTCGGCATCGTGTCGGGCACCGGCATCGACAGCCTGCTGACCCGCCGCCTGCAAGACGGCGACCCCGGCGGGCACGTCCGGCGCGCCCTGGCGCATTTTCCCAATCCCGAGATGGCCCAGCGCGCCCTGGACGGTTATTTTCTGGAAGGGGGCCGCGCCGAAGGCCAGCCCTACAAGCGGGTGCCGCTGCCCAGCGTGGGCCGGCTGGATCCGGCCTGGGACCTGGCGATCGTGGGCGGCTTCGTGGAAACCTGGCTGGCCAAGGAAGGCCACAGCGGTCTGGTCGGCATGAACCTGCTGACCAAGCTGCAGATGCACACCGTGCCGCCGTTGCTGGGTGCCATGTTGGCCGGCGCCGACTTCGTGATCATGGGTGCCGGCATTCCCCGCGACATTCCGGCGGTGCTGGACAACTTTGCCCAGGGTCTGCCCGGCAGCATCCGGCTGGACGTGAAGGGCGAACCTGAAGGGCACGCCACCCGCCTGACCCTCGACCCGGCCGACTATGGCCTGGACCTGGGCAGCCTGGGCCTTGCCGGGCTCAAGCGCCCTAATTTCCTGCCCATCGTCACCTCGCATGTGCTGGCGCAGACGCTGGCCCGTAAGGCGAGCGGCAGCGTGGAAGGCTTCGTGATTGAGGCGCCCACTGCCGGCGGCCACAACGCGCCCCCACGCGGCAAATTGCAGCTGGACGAACTGGGCCAGCCTATCTACAGCGAGCGCGACCTGGCCGACCTGACGCAGATGCGCGACCTGGGCCTGCCGTTCTGGCTGGCCGGGGGCAGCGGCAGCCCCGAGGGCTTGCAGCACGCCTTGAGTGAGGGCGCCGCCGGCATTCAGGTGGGCACGCTGTTCGCCTACTGCACCGATTCCGGCATGGACGACGGCCTGCGCCGCGAGGCCCTGGCCCAGATCCGGGCCGGCGCCAGTCTCCGCACCGACCCGCTGGCCTCGCCCACCGGCTTTCCTTTCAAGGTGGTGCAGCTGCCACACACCCTTTCCAACCCGCAGCTCTACGCCGAGCGCACCCGCATCTGCGACATCGGCTACCTGCGCGAAGCCTACTGGCAGGAGGGCGCAGGCAAGGACGGCGCGGGCCGGGTGGGCCTGCGCTGTGCCTCGGAACCGATTGAAACCTACGTGCGCAAGGGCGGCCGGCTGGAAGCCACCGTGGGCCGCAAGTGCCTGTGCAACGGCCTGATGTCCGACGCCGGCTTTCCGCAAACTCAGAAAAATGGTGAGGTGGAGCGCCCGCTGCTGACCAGCGGTGACGACGTGGTCAAGCTGGCCCACTGGCCCGACCGCTATGCCGCCAGCGACGTGATCGGCTATCTGCTGGGCCAGTCGCGGCCGGCCGCTGAACCTCAGGCGGAGGGGACGGCAGCGGAAGACGGCCCGCAGCTGTCACCCAGCATGGCCGGACACCTTTGA
- the pstC gene encoding phosphate ABC transporter permease subunit PstC, with protein sequence MSQYTERPTAGRGLSSRSDDVFRNVIIGLSLVIALIFILSVYQLATVSWPTLRTFGLDFYTGRVWDPVNNVYGAFSMIIGTLVTSLIALAISVPLAIASALFIAEYSPRWLAGPVGYLIELLAAVPSVVYGLWALVVIAPKLAAWQLTYFTEPAKLETYSACQNLWTQGTSSFQCFFVPSAADGRGLALATLILTVMILPYTASVARDVINLVPRDQREAMYALGATKWEVISRAVLPYARAGIMGGVLLALGLTLFFVSVLVNIVARAVIKRLTPEGIK encoded by the coding sequence ATGAGCCAGTACACTGAGCGCCCCACTGCCGGGCGCGGCCTGAGCAGCCGCAGCGACGACGTGTTCCGCAACGTCATCATCGGACTGTCGCTGGTCATTGCCCTGATTTTTATCCTGAGCGTCTATCAGCTCGCCACCGTTTCCTGGCCCACGCTGCGGACCTTCGGGCTGGATTTCTACACCGGCCGCGTCTGGGACCCGGTCAACAACGTTTACGGCGCCTTTTCGATGATCATCGGCACCCTGGTGACCAGCTTGATTGCGCTGGCCATCAGCGTGCCGCTGGCAATTGCCAGTGCGCTGTTTATCGCGGAATACTCGCCCCGCTGGCTGGCCGGCCCGGTCGGTTACCTGATCGAGCTGCTGGCCGCCGTGCCCAGCGTGGTGTACGGTCTCTGGGCACTGGTGGTGATTGCGCCCAAGCTGGCCGCGTGGCAGCTGACCTACTTCACCGAGCCGGCCAAGCTGGAAACCTACTCGGCCTGCCAGAACCTGTGGACCCAGGGCACCAGCAGCTTTCAGTGCTTCTTCGTGCCCTCAGCGGCCGACGGGCGCGGGCTGGCGCTGGCCACATTGATTCTGACCGTGATGATCCTGCCCTACACCGCTTCGGTGGCCCGCGACGTGATCAATCTGGTGCCGCGTGATCAGCGCGAGGCGATGTACGCGCTGGGCGCCACCAAGTGGGAAGTGATTTCGCGGGCGGTGCTGCCCTACGCCCGCGCCGGCATCATGGGCGGCGTGCTGCTGGCCCTGGGCCTGACCCTGTTCTTCGTGTCGGTGCTGGTGAATATCGTGGCCCGCGCCGTGATCAAGCGCCTGACGCCGGAGGGCATCAAGTGA
- a CDS encoding ABC transporter permease has translation MPELSEFNLNPRRVQLIANLSLRESLRKRLVAVLLILTSLFVGFYLYGIHRMYLDFLDRPGGLDPVTGQLGSALLPINFATMFGMYLVTFLGSLMAVLSTVGSVSGDVESGVVQSIISRPVSRAELVAGRWLGFSVVNVLYVLLVSAAMLGGIYLLTGFVPPHPLMAIGLMLLSIVLITGLTVLGSTLFTTLANGIGVFVLYGVGMAGGILNSIGTLVNSPIMLTLSRIANTLMPTNELWLGASYYLQDPEVNAGLKLSPVPNPFFGSDPMNTGMLLWAIALTVLAVLAAMWNFSRRDL, from the coding sequence ATGCCTGAGCTGTCCGAATTCAACCTCAACCCGCGCCGGGTGCAGCTGATTGCCAACCTGTCGCTGCGCGAATCGCTGCGCAAACGGCTGGTGGCGGTCCTGCTGATTCTGACCAGCCTGTTCGTAGGCTTTTACCTTTACGGCATTCACCGGATGTATCTGGACTTTCTGGACCGGCCCGGCGGCCTCGACCCCGTGACCGGGCAGCTGGGCAGTGCGCTGCTGCCGATCAACTTTGCCACCATGTTCGGCATGTACCTGGTGACTTTTCTGGGCTCGCTGATGGCAGTGCTGTCCACGGTGGGCTCGGTCAGCGGAGACGTGGAAAGCGGCGTGGTGCAGAGCATCATCTCGCGGCCGGTCAGTCGCGCCGAACTGGTGGCCGGCCGCTGGCTGGGCTTCAGCGTGGTAAACGTGCTGTATGTGCTGCTGGTCAGCGCGGCGATGCTGGGCGGCATTTATCTGCTGACCGGCTTCGTGCCGCCGCACCCGCTGATGGCGATTGGCCTGATGCTGCTGAGCATTGTCCTGATTACCGGCCTGACCGTGCTGGGCAGCACCCTGTTCACCACCCTCGCCAACGGCATCGGCGTGTTCGTGCTGTACGGGGTCGGCATGGCCGGCGGTATCCTGAACTCCATCGGCACCCTGGTGAACAGTCCGATCATGCTGACCCTCAGCCGGATTGCCAACACCCTGATGCCCACCAACGAGCTGTGGCTGGGCGCCAGCTACTACCTGCAGGACCCGGAAGTGAACGCCGGGCTGAAGCTCTCGCCGGTGCCCAATCCCTTTTTCGGCAGTGACCCGATGAACACCGGGATGCTGCTGTGGGCCATCGCCCTGACCGTACTGGCGGTGCTGGCTGCCATGTGGAATTTCAGCCGGCGCGACCTGTAA
- the pstA gene encoding phosphate ABC transporter permease PstA, which translates to MRRRVPGISPARRVTNLLMGGLISLATLLVIAPLVLIFYYLLTTGVQTLTPEFFTQTPAPLGETGGGLKNAIVGSVTMLGMASVIGILVGVSGGIFLSEYPRHPLMPVIRMLSDVLAGIPAIVMGLVVYGLLVLRFGFSGLAGALALGFLMIPIVVRTTEETLKLVPRATREAGLALGLPRWKVILQIVLPAAAGGIVTGVMLALARVAGEAAPLLFTAFGNNAVTTNLTQPMSALPVEIFKLATSAYETDRQLAQAASLVLILLILVTSLLARYFSSPRKYRAK; encoded by the coding sequence ATGCGCCGCCGCGTGCCTGGCATCAGCCCGGCCCGCCGGGTCACCAACCTGCTGATGGGTGGCCTGATTTCGCTGGCGACCCTGCTGGTGATCGCCCCGCTGGTCCTGATCTTTTATTACCTGCTGACCACCGGGGTGCAGACCCTGACCCCCGAGTTCTTTACCCAGACGCCCGCGCCGCTGGGCGAAACCGGCGGCGGCCTGAAAAACGCCATCGTCGGCAGCGTCACCATGCTAGGCATGGCCTCGGTGATCGGCATTCTGGTGGGGGTGTCTGGCGGCATTTTCCTCTCCGAATATCCCCGCCACCCGCTGATGCCGGTGATCCGGATGCTCAGCGACGTGCTGGCCGGCATTCCTGCCATCGTGATGGGTCTGGTGGTGTACGGGCTGCTGGTGCTGCGCTTCGGCTTTTCGGGCCTGGCCGGCGCCCTGGCGCTGGGCTTCTTGATGATTCCTATCGTGGTGCGCACCACCGAGGAAACCCTCAAGCTGGTGCCCCGCGCCACCCGCGAGGCTGGCCTGGCCCTGGGCCTGCCGCGCTGGAAAGTGATCTTGCAGATCGTGTTGCCTGCAGCGGCTGGTGGCATCGTGACCGGCGTGATGCTGGCACTGGCCCGCGTGGCCGGCGAGGCAGCGCCGCTGCTGTTCACCGCTTTCGGCAACAACGCCGTAACCACCAACCTCACCCAGCCGATGAGCGCCCTGCCGGTCGAAATCTTCAAGCTGGCGACCAGTGCCTACGAAACCGACCGGCAGCTGGCCCAGGCCGCCTCGCTGGTGCTGATTCTGCTGATTCTGGTGACCAGTCTGCTGGCCCGTTATTTCAGCAGCCCCCGCAAATACCGCGCCAAATAA
- a CDS encoding Nif3-like dinuclear metal center hexameric protein: protein MTASNPNTEAPARSGAGVPRDELVRWLDRYLDTDAFADASLNGLQVEGKEHITRIAASVDGSLRAIEAAAEAGADLLLVHHGLFWGKPLAVAGPHGRRVKAALEAGLNIYASHLPLDYHREVGNNAMMAQALGLEDMEDFGEYGGKKLGLAGTLPRELDLQDFADRIQKLTGEICLVHSGNHPFVHRIGISSGEGAGLIPEAARMGLDTLLTGEPEHKYFHDAFEYGLNAVFAGHYETEVFGVRALAAKIEEEFGLPWQFIHQPTGL, encoded by the coding sequence ATGACTGCATCGAATCCCAACACCGAGGCCCCGGCCCGCAGCGGCGCCGGCGTGCCGCGCGACGAACTGGTGCGCTGGCTGGACCGCTACCTCGACACCGACGCTTTTGCTGACGCCAGCCTCAACGGCCTGCAGGTGGAGGGCAAAGAGCACATTACCCGCATAGCCGCCAGCGTGGACGGCAGCCTGCGCGCCATCGAAGCGGCCGCCGAAGCCGGCGCCGACCTGCTGCTGGTGCACCACGGTCTGTTCTGGGGCAAGCCGCTGGCGGTGGCCGGGCCGCACGGCCGGCGGGTCAAGGCCGCGCTGGAAGCCGGGCTGAACATCTACGCCTCGCACCTGCCGCTGGACTACCACCGCGAGGTGGGCAACAACGCCATGATGGCCCAGGCGCTGGGGCTGGAAGACATGGAAGATTTCGGTGAATACGGCGGCAAGAAGCTGGGCCTGGCCGGCACCCTGCCCCGCGAACTGGACCTGCAGGACTTTGCCGACCGCATTCAGAAGCTGACCGGCGAAATCTGCCTGGTTCATTCCGGCAACCATCCCTTCGTTCACCGCATCGGCATCAGCTCGGGCGAGGGCGCGGGATTGATTCCCGAAGCGGCGCGGATGGGGCTGGATACCCTGTTGACCGGTGAGCCGGAGCACAAGTATTTCCACGACGCTTTTGAATACGGTCTGAACGCTGTGTTTGCCGGCCACTACGAAACCGAAGTGTTTGGGGTGCGTGCCCTGGCCGCCAAAATCGAGGAGGAATTCGGGCTGCCGTGGCAGTTCATTCACCAGCCCACCGGCCTGTGA
- the pstS gene encoding phosphate ABC transporter substrate-binding protein PstS, with product MKKILTLALGLVAAASASASAQTITGAGASFPNPLYSKMFAEYKSQTGISVNYQSVGSGAGQKQIINRTVDFGASDNPMTNDMMKPAPAALLHVPTAIGAVFPAFNVPGVSNMKLTGDALAGIYLGSIKRWNDPQITALNPGLRLPPLPITPVRRSDSSGTTYVFTDYLSSMNSAFKGRVGRGNAVKWPVGSAAKGNDGVAGAVKSTPGAIGYVELAYAKQNRLPFAQLKNKAGNWITADNGPASAAATGVVIPSNTRVSIVNSGNAQAWPISSFTYVIFYKDQKYGNRSEAQGKNLKNLLWWMTHDGQKFNEGLDYARLPGNVMPKVEKIIKSMTYGGKSL from the coding sequence ATGAAAAAGATCCTGACTCTGGCCCTGGGCCTTGTCGCCGCCGCCAGCGCTTCCGCTTCTGCTCAGACCATCACCGGTGCGGGTGCCTCGTTCCCCAACCCGCTGTACTCCAAGATGTTCGCCGAGTACAAGTCCCAGACCGGTATTTCCGTGAACTACCAGTCGGTGGGCTCTGGCGCCGGCCAGAAGCAGATCATCAACCGCACCGTGGATTTCGGGGCCAGTGATAACCCCATGACCAACGACATGATGAAGCCGGCGCCCGCCGCGCTGCTGCACGTGCCCACCGCCATCGGCGCCGTGTTCCCGGCCTTCAACGTGCCCGGCGTGAGCAACATGAAACTGACCGGCGACGCCCTGGCCGGCATCTACCTGGGCAGCATCAAGCGCTGGAACGACCCCCAGATCACCGCGCTGAACCCCGGCCTGCGCCTGCCACCCCTGCCCATCACCCCGGTGCGCCGCTCTGATTCGTCCGGCACCACCTACGTGTTTACCGACTACCTCAGCTCCATGAACTCTGCGTTCAAGGGCCGTGTGGGCCGTGGCAACGCCGTGAAGTGGCCGGTGGGCAGCGCCGCCAAGGGCAACGACGGTGTGGCCGGCGCGGTCAAGAGCACCCCCGGCGCCATCGGCTACGTGGAGCTGGCCTACGCCAAGCAGAACCGCCTGCCCTTCGCGCAGCTGAAGAACAAGGCCGGCAACTGGATCACCGCCGATAACGGCCCGGCTTCGGCGGCCGCGACCGGCGTGGTGATCCCCAGCAACACCCGCGTCAGCATCGTGAACAGCGGCAACGCTCAGGCCTGGCCCATCTCCAGCTTCACCTACGTGATCTTTTACAAGGACCAGAAGTACGGCAACCGCAGCGAAGCCCAGGGCAAGAACCTCAAGAACCTGCTGTGGTGGATGACCCACGACGGCCAGAAGTTTAACGAGGGCCTCGACTACGCCCGCCTGCCCGGCAACGTGATGCCCAAGGTGGAAAAGATCATCAAGAGCATGACCTACGGCGGCAAGTCTCTCTGA
- a CDS encoding ATP-binding cassette domain-containing protein encodes MTAPPNSGTPAILTHDLHKRYGSKEVVRGLNLRVDPGEVFGFLGPNGAGKSTTVKMLLGLVRPTSGVAEVLGGSPASPAVRARLGFLPEQFRFQTWMTGHEFLTFHGQLAGLKDAEIRARIPQVLERVGLGGRGEERLDGYSKGMLQRAGLASALLARPKLVFLDEPTSALDPIGRMEVRRIIEDLRGEGVSVFLNSHLLSEVAQVCDHVAFVRQGQVLKQGRLSDIMGGDLRVRVRLDAVTPAVLETLRPLGPLLSQSTNTLEVSLQHEGQLPDVVRHLVESGAQVYEVTPQRPELEDIFLELVGQSGDSAPSAAAPEAAHA; translated from the coding sequence ATGACTGCGCCCCCCAACAGCGGCACCCCCGCCATCTTGACCCACGACCTGCACAAGCGCTACGGCTCCAAGGAGGTGGTGCGCGGCCTGAACCTGCGGGTGGACCCAGGCGAAGTGTTCGGATTCCTGGGCCCCAACGGCGCCGGCAAAAGCACCACCGTCAAGATGCTGCTGGGGCTGGTGCGCCCCACCTCCGGCGTGGCCGAGGTGCTGGGCGGGTCGCCGGCCAGCCCGGCGGTGCGGGCTCGGCTGGGGTTTTTGCCCGAGCAGTTCCGCTTCCAGACCTGGATGACCGGGCATGAATTCCTGACTTTCCACGGCCAGCTGGCCGGGCTGAAAGACGCCGAGATTCGCGCCCGGATTCCGCAGGTGCTGGAACGGGTGGGCCTGGGCGGTCGCGGCGAGGAGCGGCTGGACGGGTATTCCAAGGGCATGCTGCAGCGGGCCGGGCTGGCCTCGGCGCTGCTGGCACGCCCCAAGCTGGTCTTTCTGGACGAACCCACCAGCGCCCTGGACCCTATCGGCCGCATGGAGGTGCGCCGGATCATCGAGGACCTGCGCGGCGAAGGCGTCAGCGTGTTCCTGAACTCGCACCTGCTGTCCGAGGTGGCGCAGGTGTGTGACCACGTGGCCTTTGTGCGCCAGGGTCAGGTACTCAAGCAGGGCCGCCTCAGCGACATCATGGGCGGCGACCTGCGGGTGCGGGTGCGCCTGGACGCAGTGACGCCCGCCGTGCTGGAAACCCTGCGCCCGCTGGGTCCGCTGCTTTCGCAGAGCACAAATACCCTGGAAGTCAGCTTGCAGCATGAAGGGCAACTGCCGGATGTGGTTCGCCACTTGGTCGAAAGCGGCGCGCAGGTATACGAGGTGACCCCGCAGCGCCCCGAGCTGGAAGACATTTTTCTGGAACTGGTGGGTCAGAGCGGAGACTCGGCCCCCAGCGCCGCTGCCCCGGAGGCCGCCCATGCCTGA
- the pstB gene encoding phosphate ABC transporter ATP-binding protein PstB has product MTPILVARDVNIFYGDFHALKNVSLDAETGTVNALIGPSGCGKTAFLRSLNRMHDLTPGARVEGTIQVDGQDIYGAGVDPVAMRRRVGMVFQKPNPFPTMSVFDNTVAGLKLAGVRDKKRLMEVAERSLRGAALWDEVKDRLDMPGMGLSGGQQQRLCIARALAVEPDVLLMDEPTSALDPASTAKIEELMGELKKVTTILIVTHNMQQAARISDTCSVFLNGDMIEHGSTEQIFQNPQDRRTEDYVSGRFG; this is encoded by the coding sequence ATGACCCCTATCCTGGTCGCCCGCGACGTCAATATCTTTTACGGTGATTTTCACGCCCTTAAGAATGTCAGCCTGGACGCCGAAACCGGCACGGTGAACGCGCTCATCGGTCCTTCGGGCTGCGGCAAGACCGCCTTCCTGCGCTCGCTGAACCGCATGCACGACCTGACCCCCGGCGCCCGCGTGGAAGGCACCATTCAGGTGGACGGCCAGGATATCTACGGGGCCGGCGTGGACCCGGTCGCCATGCGCCGGCGGGTGGGCATGGTCTTTCAGAAGCCCAACCCCTTTCCCACCATGAGCGTGTTCGACAACACGGTGGCGGGCCTCAAGCTGGCCGGCGTGCGCGACAAGAAGCGCCTGATGGAAGTGGCCGAGCGTTCGCTGCGCGGTGCGGCGCTGTGGGACGAGGTCAAAGACCGCCTGGACATGCCCGGCATGGGCCTTTCCGGCGGACAGCAGCAGCGCCTGTGCATCGCCCGCGCCCTGGCCGTCGAGCCCGACGTGCTGCTGATGGACGAGCCCACCTCGGCCCTCGACCCGGCCAGCACCGCCAAGATCGAGGAGCTGATGGGTGAGCTGAAAAAAGTCACCACCATCCTGATCGTGACCCACAACATGCAGCAGGCGGCCCGCATCAGCGACACCTGCTCAGTGTTCCTGAACGGCGACATGATCGAGCACGGCTCCACCGAGCAGATTTTCCAGAACCCCCAGGACCGTCGCACCGAGGATTACGTCTCGGGCCGTTTCGGCTGA
- a CDS encoding phosphate signaling complex PhoU family protein: protein MLHSARATLLTSGLLRMISIALEQLGAVRAASERAEFAGLSAVTNSLESETDRLERDIGEQCLQGFAQPQSGTSPEFYLMVFRSLAHLERVGDYAFGVASDLERLAPRTRSATLQDVLPITAHLTEMLELLAYAISEHDLDAARRVQQMDFEDVDALYEQMLRASLTRLRERPEDHEIALAASRIARNLERLGDHVGHVAARLERYLLAEANRPPRAATAETETAERLAINPGKNGAGPA, encoded by the coding sequence ATGTTGCACTCTGCCCGCGCCACCCTGCTGACCTCCGGTCTGCTCCGCATGATTTCCATCGCGTTGGAGCAGCTCGGGGCGGTCCGAGCAGCTTCAGAACGGGCCGAGTTTGCCGGGCTTTCGGCCGTGACCAACTCGCTGGAGTCGGAAACCGACCGCCTGGAGCGCGATATCGGCGAGCAGTGCCTGCAGGGGTTTGCGCAGCCGCAGAGTGGAACCTCGCCGGAGTTTTACCTGATGGTGTTCCGCAGCCTGGCCCACCTGGAGCGGGTCGGCGACTACGCTTTCGGGGTGGCGTCCGACCTGGAGCGGCTGGCCCCGCGCACCCGCAGCGCCACCTTGCAGGACGTGCTGCCCATCACGGCACACCTGACCGAGATGCTGGAACTGCTGGCCTATGCCATCAGCGAGCACGACCTGGACGCCGCCCGCCGGGTGCAGCAGATGGATTTCGAGGATGTGGACGCCCTTTACGAGCAGATGCTGCGGGCCAGCCTGACCCGGCTGCGCGAGCGCCCCGAAGACCACGAGATTGCCCTGGCCGCCAGCCGCATCGCCCGGAATCTGGAGCGGCTGGGCGACCATGTGGGGCATGTGGCCGCCCGGCTGGAGCGCTACCTGCTGGCTGAGGCCAACCGGCCGCCGCGCGCCGCTACAGCCGAGACTGAAACGGCGGAGCG